ACTCTTTgtagagtaataagttacttacTACACTAGTACTATTGTGTTACTTTCAGCAAATCACCCCAGAAGAACTAATAGGCATTTTAATGGAtaagggtcatgttgtttcacagcagataATCAAAGCACAGCAGCTCCAGGTtgttacagttcatttcaaatccagtgctgcacaGGTGTGACCCATTCATGTactcacatacagtggttaccactttgtatttacatgagAAAAAATGATATAGAATAATTAAATAGCCTagaccttttaaaataaatgattgacgTAATTACAAGTGCAAATTGCAACACCGGAGCTGGACGATGCACCTGCTGGATCCCGGTGTGCcggtcagctacagcagcactgcAGAGAGGGTTATGTATAAGAATGGGACTGTGTGCCGgcgttgctctgcagttgtaggaGATGTGattggaaacacatccaacatacaCCAACATCACCCAGGCCAGATTTGGTGATCATCGGGACGAGGAAAAAATTAACCAGAGGCCAGCTCCTTATCCCCGCTGCTTTCATGCAGACTTAGGACGCAGAAGCAGAACGGGATACGTTGTAGACGTTACATCAGTGGAAACATACTGAACATGATAAGGCACAGTACGACATGACCCAGCTAGGCTGATCACCGGCACCCTTCTACAATGTAGTCTGTAGTGACCATGGACTGTATGAATAAGGTTGTTAaggggatgttttttttcttgtagtgCACTGACGGAGGTGGAGACAGTGTTACATGacactgtaaatgtaataatattaccccAAATTTTGTTGTAACAtattatattactttgttaTTGCTAAAACAACTGTATATATTACAAAAGTAATGCGTTACTCCCAACACTGCCGTTAATGTATCTATTAAAGGCAGTGTATTAAAGACCTTTCCCTGGTATTACACTATTTTCTTATCTGTGTCCAGTTACAAGGAATGGAAGAAGAGCTACGTGCTGCCCCTTCCTCCTTCAGAAATGCAATGAGTACAAAGGTGCGCATGTACCACCGGGATTTGGGCAAGCTGCAGAGGGACATGAAAACCTCTGCTCCAGGCTTTGGTTCCTCCTCTCAGACAGCGGACAGAAGTCATCTTGGCATCTATTCATCACAAAACCAACAGAGTGTGAGTGTTGACTTTGATTTGTTAAAAATCCTGCTTGTGCACAGTGTCATCTCATTATGAGAGTGATCAACAGTTACAAGGAAGTTTAAAAGCAGGAAGTGTTTCAGGTCTCTAAAATAAGAGTGGAAAATCTTGCTTTGGCTCTCAGTCTCAGAATGAAAGTAAGAAGCTTTCATGTCTTTCCAGCTCTTTGTTAAGACAAATTCTTAGGAAATGCAGGAAGTTAATAAAATGATGATGTATAAGTGAATGAAAAAGTTGGAGGAAAAGTTGATGTACTTACTTTACTGCGAAATAAACCCTGGAATGTATtcaacaaaactacttgataTCTAAAGGAGTAAAAGTATCTGAGaatggagtttttttttcttgctcttcTGTCACTGTTAGTGTTATTCATCCTGGTTAATATTTTTGTCCACCTATACAGACACACCTTCAGTCCCAGAGAGCCTTGCTTCTTCAGGGCACAGACTCTTTGAACAATGCCAGCCAGAGTATTGAGCGAAGTCAGCGCATCGCCGCAGAGACGGATCAGATCGGCacagatatcattgaggaactGGGAGAGCAGAGGGAGCAGCTGGACCGCACCAGAAACAGAGTGAGATATGATTTGTTAATATGATACTGTACAGGATGAGACTGTGATGCTGCATTTGTTTTAATCTACTGAGGGTTGATACTGTGTGTTagatattttagtttgattCAGTCGATTTAGTTTCTTATATTTTCTAAGATTTTCTAAAGTAGTCCAACATTTATAAGTAGTTTAGGGCCAAAACAGGTGGTACAGCTCAGGTTTGGGTCAGTATGATTTATTCAATTGAATTttttataatgaaaaataaatgaaagactaaaaataaataaaaatactattagttgttgtcagacagtgatttttatatgtatattctgtcttttgtttaatttctaGTTGACGAATACTGGAGAGAACCTTAGTCGAAGTAGAAAAATTCTTCGTGCCATGTCACGGCGGTAAGTGCTACGAGATTATACATTTGATATAAGTAATCTTGAGTTTTTTTGTAATTGATGCgcaaaatgtctgttttttaagtttgttttattcTCTGTTCTTTTGTATTCCTGTCAAGAGACAACAGGAGCTCAGTTTGAGTGATAGTATACAGAATTAAACTCCTGTGTACATTAACAAGGCAAAATGGTCCACACTGATAATACTAAAACATAATTTGATAAAAAgaaatctgattggctgattaatGTTTTTCTGAATAACATACAGATGATATTAAGGCTGCAACTGATCTTTAGATTCTGCACATGTATGCAGACATACATTGCCCTCAGGTGACCCAAGAGTCATACCACCATCGTAAACTCTAGATTCAGCTATGTTTTTACACTCAATACTAATTTTCTATGACTGTCTAAACTAGACTGAATCTAATGATGATTACTTTGCCAGTCTATTAGGAGGTGAGCTAAATgcattttattctattattttGATATGTAGGCTTTTCAAAATGAGATATTTTCTCAAGAACGCTATCTTAGAGAAAATCTAGCttgtgcatatgtatgcagaatctgtaggtgATGGGACAAGATTTGATAAACTGAAGTgttctggttttgtttgttgtccAGTTGTAGTCTGAGTAGTATTGATTTAACAAGTTTTAACAGTAGGTAAACAGTGGATCAGCTGAAATACAATCTCGAAACCCATCGGCCATAGTCTGACGACGAGTTAGCTTCTATTAACTAATATATCTTCATTcacatgcagatatctgttcatAAAGATTAGCCGAAATGACTGTCGCACAGAAGAGTAAGTTTTAGTAGTTGGGATATCCGCTGGCTACACAGGAAGCCCCTGAAATATTGGCCCTTGCCTCCAGAGGCAATATCATCGTCAGACTATAGTGATGAGTTCCAAGATTGATTTTTTACTATCAAGGCAATAATTTTCCTAATTAACTGGTAATAGTTTAATCTGCGAAATGTCAGTAAAGGTTTCAGTAAAGTGAAAAATAGCGCAGCAGGAGACatcttcattcatcttctaaccgcttcatcctcttgagggtcgcgggggggctggagcctatcccagctgacatcgggcgagaggcagggtacaccctggacaggtcgccagactatcgcagggctgacacatagagacaaacaaccattcacgctcacattcacacctacggacaatttaaatcaaatcaaatcaactttatttatatggcacttttcatacaacagtaacacaaagtgcctcacagaggttaaaaacaacaaagatccaaacagaaaacaaaaagaaaagagaaaacccaaccctcccacccaacaaaaagctgtttagctcataaaattgagttagtagctaggtaagaatgatctaaaacagagacataaaatgcatcaaaactaaaacctataggctaactaaaataacaaaagataaaggttaaatgagataagaacgtaaaaagaggaagggtaagaatataaaaaataaataaaaaatagataatagatggataaatcagttataagaggaatttaaaatagataaataaagagatcagttaaaagcctgattaaaaagatgagtctttttttagagttatcaattaacctagtccccagtctgcatgtctttggactgtgggaggaagccggagtgcccggagagaacccacgctgacacggggagaacatgcaaactccacatagaagggctcccacacctgggatcgaacaacaaccctcttgctgtgaggcgacagtgctaaccaccatacCACCGTGCCACCTAGGAGACATCTTCAGATgtcttatttctttttctttttttttttttgccaacaaAAAGTACA
This Epinephelus lanceolatus isolate andai-2023 chromosome 15, ASM4190304v1, whole genome shotgun sequence DNA region includes the following protein-coding sequences:
- the vti1b gene encoding vesicle transport through interaction with t-SNAREs homolog 1B, which encodes MSSEEFEKLHEIYKSLYEELKLMPERAGKCHGEERKRLVRTFDERQGEAEEVLQGMEEELRAAPSSFRNAMSTKVRMYHRDLGKLQRDMKTSAPGFGSSSQTADRSHLGIYSSQNQQSTHLQSQRALLLQGTDSLNNASQSIERSQRIAAETDQIGTDIIEELGEQREQLDRTRNRLTNTGENLSRSRKILRAMSRRLVTNKLLLGIIIIMELAILGAVVYLKFFR